The following proteins are encoded in a genomic region of Streptococcus cristatus AS 1.3089:
- the dnaK gene encoding molecular chaperone DnaK, with the protein MSKIIGIDLGTTNSAVAVLEGTESKIIANPEGNRTTPSVVSFKNGEIIVGDAAKRQAVTNPDTVISIKSKMGTSEKVSANGKEYTPQEISAMILQYLKGYAEEYLGEKVTKAVITVPAYFNDAQRQATKDAGKIAGLEVERIVNEPTAAALAYGLDKTDKEEKILVFDLGGGTFDVSILELGDGVFDVLATAGDNKLGGDDFDQKIIDHLVAEFKKENGIDLSTDKMAMQRLKDAAEKAKKDLSGVTSTQISLPFITAGEAGPLHLEMTLTRAKFDDLTRDLVERTKTPVRQALSDAGLSLSEIDEVILVGGSTRIPAVVEAVKAETGKEPNKSVNPDEVVAMGAAIQGGVITGDVKDVVLLDVTPLSLGIETMGGVFTKLIERNTTIPTSKSQVFSTAADNQPAVDIHVLQGERPMAADNKTLGRFQLTDIPAAPRGIPQIEVTFDIDKNGIVSVKAKDLGTQKEQTIVIQSNSGLTDEEIDRMMKDAEANAEADKKRKEEVDLRNEVDQAIFATEKTIKETEGKGFDAERDAAQAALDDLKKAQEDNNLDDMKAKLEALNEKAQALAVKLYEQAAAAQQAQAQAGAEGAQATGNAGDDVVDGEFTEK; encoded by the coding sequence ATGTCTAAAATTATCGGTATTGACTTAGGTACAACAAACTCAGCAGTTGCAGTTCTTGAAGGAACTGAAAGCAAAATCATCGCAAATCCAGAAGGAAACCGTACAACTCCATCTGTAGTGTCATTCAAAAATGGTGAAATCATTGTTGGTGACGCTGCAAAACGTCAAGCAGTCACAAACCCAGATACAGTTATCTCTATCAAGTCTAAGATGGGTACTTCTGAAAAGGTTTCTGCTAACGGTAAAGAGTACACTCCACAAGAAATCTCAGCTATGATTCTTCAATACTTGAAAGGTTACGCTGAAGAATACCTTGGTGAAAAAGTAACTAAGGCTGTTATCACAGTTCCAGCTTACTTTAACGATGCCCAACGTCAAGCAACAAAAGACGCTGGTAAAATCGCTGGTCTTGAAGTAGAACGTATTGTCAATGAACCAACTGCAGCAGCCCTTGCTTACGGTTTGGATAAGACTGACAAAGAAGAAAAAATCTTGGTATTCGACCTTGGTGGTGGTACATTTGACGTATCTATCCTTGAACTCGGTGACGGTGTCTTCGATGTATTGGCGACTGCAGGGGACAACAAACTCGGTGGTGACGACTTTGACCAAAAGATTATCGACCACTTGGTAGCAGAATTCAAGAAAGAAAACGGTATTGACTTGTCTACTGACAAGATGGCAATGCAACGTTTGAAGGATGCGGCTGAAAAAGCTAAGAAAGACCTTTCAGGTGTAACTTCAACTCAAATTAGCTTACCATTCATCACTGCGGGTGAGGCTGGACCTCTTCACTTGGAAATGACTCTGACTCGTGCGAAATTTGATGATTTGACTCGTGATCTTGTAGAACGTACAAAAACTCCAGTTCGTCAAGCTCTTTCTGATGCAGGCTTGAGCTTGTCAGAAATCGATGAAGTGATCCTTGTTGGTGGTTCAACTCGTATCCCAGCCGTTGTAGAAGCTGTTAAGGCTGAAACTGGTAAAGAACCAAACAAATCAGTAAACCCTGACGAAGTGGTTGCTATGGGTGCAGCTATCCAAGGTGGTGTCATCACTGGTGATGTCAAAGACGTTGTCCTTCTTGACGTAACACCATTGTCACTTGGTATTGAAACAATGGGTGGAGTATTTACAAAACTCATCGAGCGCAACACAACAATTCCAACATCTAAATCACAAGTCTTCTCAACAGCAGCAGACAACCAACCAGCCGTTGATATCCACGTTCTTCAAGGTGAACGCCCAATGGCAGCAGACAACAAGACTCTTGGACGTTTCCAATTGACTGACATTCCAGCTGCACCTCGTGGAATTCCTCAAATTGAAGTAACATTTGATATTGACAAGAACGGTATCGTATCTGTTAAAGCTAAAGATCTTGGAACTCAAAAAGAGCAAACAATCGTCATCCAATCTAACTCAGGTTTGACTGATGAAGAAATCGACCGCATGATGAAAGATGCCGAAGCGAACGCTGAAGCAGATAAGAAACGTAAAGAAGAAGTAGACCTACGTAACGAAGTAGACCAAGCAATCTTTGCGACTGAAAAGACTATCAAGGAAACTGAAGGTAAAGGCTTTGACGCAGAACGTGATGCTGCTCAAGCTGCCCTTGATGACCTTAAGAAAGCCCAAGAAGACAATAACTTGGACGACATGAAAGCAAAACTCGAAGCTCTCAACGAAAAAGCGCAAGCTTTGGCAGTGAAACTCTACGAACAAGCCGCAGCAGCCCAACAAGCTCAAGCACAAGCAGGAGCAGAAGGCGCACAAGCAACAGGAAACGCAGGCGATGACGTCGTAGACGGAGAGTTTACTGAAAAGTAA
- a CDS encoding helix-turn-helix transcriptional regulator has product MQNNRLFRILYYILERGKVTATDLAEKFEVSVRTIYRDVDSLSSAGIPIYTTQGKGGGIEIAKDYVLRKSLLTAEEKEQIMAALQGLESTSQLYQSDLLTKLSALFQVKNSNWIEIDFNHWQNDKAYEETFHQLKTAILGKHLVSFSYLASDGQETNRCVKPVRLFFKSQNWYLYAFCLLRQEFRYFKLSRMKNLEQLEKRFEDSFEDVVLEKELTYENTIKLVVKFDRKAAFRVYDELGGDIRTDAEGNLYTEIEIPNDQRLYSYILSFGDAVEVLDPPEIRVKMKEMIHQLAEKYKT; this is encoded by the coding sequence ATGCAGAATAATAGACTATTTCGGATATTGTACTACATTTTGGAGAGAGGGAAAGTGACTGCAACGGACCTAGCCGAGAAATTCGAAGTTTCGGTTCGGACCATTTATCGAGATGTAGACTCTCTAAGTAGCGCTGGGATTCCGATTTATACCACACAAGGAAAGGGTGGTGGCATAGAAATCGCAAAGGATTATGTCTTGCGAAAGTCCCTGCTGACAGCGGAGGAGAAAGAGCAGATCATGGCGGCCCTGCAAGGTCTGGAGAGCACCAGTCAGCTTTACCAGAGTGACCTACTTACAAAGCTTTCGGCGCTATTTCAAGTCAAAAATTCCAACTGGATCGAAATCGATTTTAATCACTGGCAAAATGATAAAGCATATGAAGAAACCTTTCATCAATTAAAAACTGCGATTCTAGGCAAGCACCTTGTTTCTTTTTCTTACTTGGCTAGCGATGGACAGGAGACAAATCGCTGTGTCAAGCCTGTACGTTTGTTCTTTAAAAGTCAGAATTGGTATCTCTATGCTTTCTGCCTCTTGCGACAGGAATTCAGGTATTTTAAGCTATCTCGGATGAAAAATCTAGAGCAGCTGGAGAAAAGGTTTGAGGACAGCTTTGAAGATGTCGTCTTGGAAAAAGAGCTGACCTACGAAAATACCATTAAGCTGGTAGTCAAGTTTGATCGCAAAGCGGCCTTCAGGGTTTATGACGAATTAGGCGGAGACATTCGGACAGATGCCGAAGGAAATTTATATACAGAAATTGAAATTCCCAATGACCAGCGTCTATATAGTTACATCCTGTCCTTTGGAGACGCTGTGGAGGTCTTAGATCCGCCCGAAATCCGAGTGAAAATGAAAGAAATGATTCATCAGCTGGCAGAAAAATATAAAACTTGA
- a CDS encoding phosphodiester glycosidase family protein: MKFLKKGYAYASIFSLLLTASFSYSMLKTFVIAETISTVSSTASSSNAEAASKAAETATVTDTSYSDDNISVTLTEKTVNNTQVYVADVTVSSAEYLKTALANNTYGTNVTAKTSETAANNKAILAVNGDYYGANSTGYVIRNGVVYRDTVREDASNGDLAIYKDGSFKIIYENEISAEQLVKDGVVNLLAFGPALVENGEIVVNTKSEVGQSMASNPRTAIGIIDENHYIIIVSDGRTSESQGLSLYEMAEVMKSYGVKTAYNLDGGGSSTMYFNGQVINKPTTNGNISERAVSDIVYIGY; the protein is encoded by the coding sequence ATGAAATTTTTAAAGAAAGGCTATGCCTACGCCTCCATTTTTAGCCTACTTCTGACAGCTTCCTTTAGCTACTCCATGCTGAAAACCTTTGTCATTGCAGAGACCATTTCCACAGTCTCAAGCACCGCTTCTTCGTCCAATGCCGAGGCTGCCAGCAAGGCTGCCGAAACAGCCACAGTAACAGATACCAGCTACTCAGACGACAATATCTCGGTCACCCTGACTGAAAAGACCGTCAACAATACCCAAGTCTACGTTGCCGATGTGACCGTCAGCTCCGCTGAATACTTGAAAACAGCCCTCGCCAATAACACCTACGGAACCAATGTCACGGCCAAGACTTCAGAAACAGCGGCTAATAACAAGGCTATTCTAGCGGTTAACGGAGACTACTACGGGGCCAATTCTACCGGATACGTCATCCGCAACGGCGTCGTCTACCGTGATACCGTCCGAGAGGACGCCAGCAATGGGGACTTGGCCATTTACAAAGACGGCTCCTTTAAAATCATTTATGAAAATGAAATCTCTGCCGAACAACTGGTCAAAGACGGTGTGGTCAATCTCTTGGCCTTCGGCCCAGCCCTTGTAGAAAATGGTGAGATTGTCGTGAATACCAAGTCCGAAGTCGGCCAGTCCATGGCTTCCAATCCCCGGACAGCTATCGGTATCATTGATGAAAACCACTATATCATCATCGTTTCAGACGGACGCACTTCAGAAAGTCAGGGGCTTTCCCTCTATGAAATGGCTGAAGTCATGAAATCTTATGGCGTCAAGACTGCCTACAACCTTGACGGCGGCGGCTCGTCCACTATGTACTTCAACGGTCAGGTCATCAACAAGCCTACCACCAACGGAAATATTTCAGAAAGGGCGGTGAGCGACATTGTCTACATCGGTTACTAA
- the sstT gene encoding serine/threonine transporter SstT, giving the protein MFHRILSAWNRANLIKRISIGIITGALLALIFPQASAISLLGQIFVGGLKAIAPLLVFTLVANALSQHQKGQKSNMKTVTILYLIGTFAAALVAVLANYIYPVTIELTAASSEVSPPKGIGQVLSNLLLNLVDNPINALNKANYIGILSWAVVFGVAMREASQQSKELFKTLADITSKIVEWIINLAPFGILGLVYTTISGKGFEALKSYGMLLLLLLASMALVALAVNPLIVSIVLRKNPYPLVWRCLKVSGVTAFFTRSSAANIPVNMKLCRDLGLNPETYSVSIPLGSTINMAGAAVTINTLTLAAANTLGIQVDFGTAFVLSIVAAISACGASGVAGGSLLLIPVACSLFGIPNDLAMQVVSVGFVIGVIQDSCKTALNSSTDVLFTATAEMSTWPKEKRY; this is encoded by the coding sequence ATGTTTCATCGAATTCTTTCTGCTTGGAATCGTGCCAATCTTATCAAACGGATTTCTATCGGGATTATCACAGGCGCCCTGCTGGCTCTCATATTCCCACAAGCCAGCGCCATTAGCCTACTGGGACAAATCTTTGTCGGCGGTCTAAAAGCTATCGCACCATTGCTCGTTTTCACCCTCGTTGCCAATGCCCTCTCTCAGCACCAAAAAGGGCAGAAAAGCAATATGAAAACCGTCACTATCCTCTATCTAATAGGAACTTTTGCGGCTGCCCTTGTCGCCGTCCTCGCCAACTATATCTATCCTGTGACCATTGAGCTAACCGCAGCCAGCTCGGAAGTTAGTCCACCGAAAGGCATCGGCCAAGTTTTGAGCAATCTCCTTCTCAACCTTGTCGATAATCCAATCAACGCCCTGAACAAGGCCAATTATATCGGCATTCTGTCTTGGGCAGTTGTTTTTGGGGTGGCCATGCGAGAGGCCAGTCAGCAAAGTAAAGAACTCTTTAAAACACTGGCAGATATTACTTCAAAGATTGTCGAATGGATTATCAATCTGGCTCCCTTTGGTATTTTAGGACTAGTTTACACGACCATTTCTGGCAAAGGATTTGAGGCGCTCAAGAGCTACGGCATGCTCCTGCTCCTACTATTAGCTTCCATGGCTCTTGTCGCTCTGGCCGTCAATCCCTTGATCGTCTCCATCGTTCTTCGAAAAAATCCTTATCCACTGGTTTGGCGCTGCTTAAAAGTCAGTGGCGTCACTGCCTTTTTCACCCGTAGTTCTGCTGCCAATATCCCTGTTAATATGAAACTTTGTCGAGATTTGGGCCTCAATCCTGAAACCTACTCGGTCTCTATCCCACTCGGTTCAACCATCAACATGGCAGGAGCAGCGGTGACAATCAATACGCTTACCCTCGCAGCGGCCAATACACTAGGCATTCAGGTGGACTTCGGAACAGCCTTTGTGCTCAGTATCGTTGCGGCCATCTCCGCCTGCGGGGCTTCTGGAGTGGCTGGAGGCTCGCTTCTCCTGATTCCTGTGGCTTGTAGCCTCTTTGGCATCCCAAACGATCTGGCCATGCAAGTCGTCAGTGTTGGTTTTGTCATCGGTGTCATCCAAGACTCTTGCAAAACTGCCCTCAACTCATCCACAGACGTGCTTTTTACAGCTACTGCTGAAATGAGCACCTGGCCCAAGGAAAAACGTTATTAA
- a CDS encoding mechanosensitive ion channel family protein encodes MTANGNVFTRYFQQFDWSAILDDVFSKFVSLVFLCLLFWVAKKILHLFVTRLIAPSLKLSRQDEARQKTITRLIENLLNYALYFLLFYWILSILGMPVSSLLAGAGIAGVAIGMGAQGFLSDLVNGFFILLEHQLDVGDNVRLTNGAIKIAGTVVSVGIRTTQVRDADGTLHFVPNRNITVVSNLSRGDMRVLIDIPIYAETDLDEIYRIIAAVNQEAVPQHPEIMKEPDILGPQMAANGQFNFRVSLTVEGGMQTSIYHIFYRLYHEALLKEGVALPTLAPVTGNNGKV; translated from the coding sequence ATGACAGCTAATGGGAATGTTTTTACGCGCTATTTCCAGCAATTTGACTGGTCAGCTATTCTGGATGATGTGTTTTCGAAATTCGTCTCCTTGGTCTTTTTGTGTTTACTATTTTGGGTGGCTAAGAAAATTCTCCATCTCTTTGTGACTAGACTGATTGCGCCATCTTTGAAATTATCTCGGCAGGATGAGGCACGACAAAAGACCATTACACGTCTGATTGAGAATTTGCTCAATTATGCCCTTTATTTTCTTTTGTTCTACTGGATTTTATCCATTTTGGGCATGCCGGTCTCAAGTCTTTTGGCTGGGGCAGGGATTGCTGGTGTAGCCATTGGGATGGGGGCACAGGGCTTTCTGTCCGATCTGGTCAATGGTTTCTTTATTCTCTTAGAGCATCAGTTGGATGTAGGGGACAATGTTCGCTTGACCAATGGTGCTATCAAGATTGCAGGAACCGTTGTCAGTGTTGGGATTCGGACTACGCAGGTACGTGATGCGGACGGAACTCTTCACTTTGTGCCCAACCGAAATATCACCGTCGTCAGCAATCTTTCTCGTGGCGATATGCGAGTTCTGATTGATATTCCTATCTATGCTGAGACGGATTTGGATGAGATTTATCGGATTATCGCCGCTGTCAATCAGGAAGCTGTGCCACAACATCCAGAGATTATGAAGGAGCCTGATATTCTAGGTCCGCAGATGGCCGCTAACGGCCAGTTTAATTTTCGGGTCAGCTTGACAGTAGAGGGCGGCATGCAGACCAGTATCTATCATATTTTTTACAGGCTCTACCATGAAGCCCTGCTAAAAGAAGGAGTGGCGCTGCCAACCTTGGCTCCAGTTACAGGAAATAATGGCAAAGTTTAG
- the grpE gene encoding nucleotide exchange factor GrpE, whose product MSEEIKNEEVKEEEVVETAEEAVETAPEKSELELANERAEDFENKYLRAHAEMQNIQRRANEERQLLQRYRSQDLGKAILPSLDNLERALAVEGLTDDVKKGLEMVQESLIHALKEEGIEEIAADGAFDHNYHMAIQTVPADDEHPADTIAQVFQKGYKLHDRILRPAMVVVYN is encoded by the coding sequence ATGTCTGAGGAAATAAAAAACGAAGAAGTAAAAGAAGAGGAAGTAGTAGAAACTGCTGAAGAGGCTGTTGAAACTGCTCCTGAAAAATCAGAATTAGAATTAGCCAATGAGCGGGCAGAAGATTTTGAAAATAAATACCTTCGCGCTCATGCGGAAATGCAAAACATCCAACGTCGTGCCAACGAAGAACGCCAACTCTTGCAACGTTATCGAAGCCAAGATTTAGGGAAAGCTATTTTACCTTCCTTGGACAACCTTGAGCGTGCGCTTGCCGTTGAAGGCTTGACAGATGATGTTAAAAAAGGTCTGGAAATGGTACAAGAAAGCTTGATTCATGCCCTTAAAGAAGAAGGAATTGAAGAAATCGCGGCGGACGGAGCATTTGACCATAACTATCACATGGCCATCCAAACCGTTCCAGCAGATGACGAGCACCCAGCTGATACCATCGCACAAGTCTTCCAAAAAGGCTATAAACTCCATGATCGCATCCTAAGACCAGCAATGGTGGTGGTTTATAACTAG
- a CDS encoding ClbS/DfsB family four-helix bundle protein: protein MPRPATKNDLLAAATENFEKLNLLISNMTAEELARPFDFSKDEKKKEAHWKRDRNLRDVLIHLYEWHQLLLNWVQANQRGEEKSFLPAPYNWRTYGEMNIAFWEKHQQTSLEEASSLLASSYRAVLDLAATLTNEELFSKGVYKWTGGTTLGSYFVSATSSHYDWAMKKLKAHQKNCKGNSVQ, encoded by the coding sequence ATGCCAAGACCTGCAACAAAAAACGATTTACTGGCTGCAGCTACAGAAAATTTCGAAAAACTCAATCTGCTCATTTCGAACATGACAGCAGAAGAGTTGGCAAGGCCCTTTGATTTTTCAAAGGATGAGAAAAAGAAAGAAGCTCACTGGAAGCGCGATCGGAATCTGAGGGATGTCTTAATACATCTTTATGAGTGGCACCAGCTGCTGCTCAACTGGGTGCAGGCCAATCAAAGGGGAGAAGAGAAGTCCTTCCTGCCTGCTCCCTACAATTGGAGAACTTATGGTGAGATGAATATCGCATTTTGGGAAAAGCACCAGCAAACCTCTCTTGAGGAGGCAAGTTCTTTGCTGGCTAGTTCATATAGAGCTGTCCTAGACCTAGCCGCAACCTTGACCAATGAAGAATTATTTTCTAAAGGAGTTTATAAATGGACGGGTGGAACGACCTTGGGCTCCTATTTTGTCAGCGCCACATCCAGCCACTATGATTGGGCTATGAAAAAGCTTAAAGCTCACCAAAAGAATTGTAAAGGGAATTCCGTCCAATAA
- the hrcA gene encoding heat-inducible transcriptional repressor HrcA has protein sequence MVTERQNEILNLIIDIFTKTQEPVGSKALQESIQSSSATIRNDMAALEKEGLLEKAHTSSGRKPSVAGFQYFVRNSLSFDQLAENELYEVVKAFDQEFFKLEDILQRAADVLAELSDCTVVALDVEPSRQRLTAFDIVVLSQHAALAVFTLDESNTLTSQFMIPRNFLQEDLLRLRDMIQERFLGQTVLDIHYKIRTEIPQIIQRYFTTTDNVLDLFEHIFAQMFSEKVTVAGKVQLLRFADLEAYQFFDDRQKVAFEIRDSLAEDQMQNVRVAASQEDCLANLTLISSKFLIPYRGFGMLAVVGPVNLDYQKVVSQLNVVNRVLTMKLIDFYRYLSSNHYEVS, from the coding sequence TTGGTAACAGAACGCCAAAATGAGATTTTAAATCTAATTATTGATATCTTTACCAAGACGCAGGAGCCTGTCGGTTCTAAAGCTTTACAAGAGTCTATCCAGTCTTCGAGTGCCACCATCCGTAATGACATGGCGGCCTTGGAAAAGGAAGGACTGCTGGAAAAGGCCCATACATCGAGTGGTCGCAAGCCCAGTGTCGCTGGTTTCCAGTATTTCGTCCGGAATTCCTTGTCCTTTGACCAGCTGGCGGAAAATGAGCTCTACGAGGTCGTCAAGGCCTTCGATCAAGAGTTTTTCAAGCTGGAGGATATCCTACAGCGGGCGGCAGATGTCTTGGCAGAGTTGAGTGATTGCACGGTTGTAGCCCTTGATGTCGAGCCTAGTCGGCAGCGACTGACAGCTTTTGATATCGTGGTTCTCAGTCAGCATGCAGCTTTAGCTGTCTTTACTTTGGATGAGTCCAATACCCTGACCAGTCAGTTCATGATTCCTAGGAATTTTCTCCAGGAAGACCTACTGCGCTTGAGGGATATGATTCAGGAGCGCTTTCTGGGACAGACGGTATTAGATATTCACTATAAGATTCGGACGGAGATCCCGCAGATTATCCAGCGTTACTTTACGACGACAGACAATGTTCTCGATCTCTTTGAGCATATTTTTGCTCAGATGTTTTCGGAAAAAGTAACTGTAGCTGGTAAGGTCCAGTTGTTACGTTTTGCGGATCTTGAGGCCTATCAGTTCTTTGATGATCGACAGAAGGTAGCCTTTGAAATCCGTGACAGCTTAGCTGAGGATCAAATGCAAAATGTCCGAGTCGCAGCTAGCCAAGAGGACTGTCTGGCTAATCTAACCTTGATTTCCAGCAAATTCCTGATTCCCTATCGGGGCTTTGGGATGTTGGCAGTGGTTGGTCCAGTTAATCTGGATTACCAAAAGGTGGTTAGTCAACTCAATGTTGTCAATCGGGTCCTAACTATGAAACTCATCGATTTCTACCGATATTTGAGTAGTAATCATTATGAGGTGAGTTGA
- a CDS encoding GyrI-like domain-containing protein: MKYEWRKSEKGLYGAKQKPELVEVPSQQFIVIEGEGDPNEADFSERVSALYSLAYSIKMLFKSMMKDEAEDKVTDFTVYPLEGIWEKAAGEGFDKSQLRYQLMIQQPNVITQDMFAAALENVRKKKPNPLYDDIRWQSLPEERAIQVLHIGSYDSEPASFKKMDELASSLGLERCDQVHREIYLSNKNRTAEEKLKTILRYSVR; encoded by the coding sequence ATGAAATATGAATGGAGAAAGAGTGAGAAAGGCCTTTATGGAGCCAAGCAAAAGCCAGAGCTGGTAGAGGTGCCAAGTCAACAGTTCATTGTGATCGAAGGAGAGGGCGACCCCAATGAAGCAGATTTCTCTGAGCGGGTATCTGCCCTTTATTCACTGGCCTATTCCATAAAAATGCTCTTTAAATCCATGATGAAAGATGAGGCGGAGGACAAGGTGACGGATTTCACAGTTTATCCTTTAGAAGGTATCTGGGAAAAAGCTGCTGGGGAAGGCTTCGATAAAAGTCAGCTGCGCTATCAGCTCATGATTCAGCAGCCCAATGTCATCACTCAGGATATGTTTGCGGCGGCGCTTGAGAATGTTCGCAAGAAAAAGCCCAATCCCCTCTACGATGACATCCGTTGGCAAAGCCTGCCAGAGGAGCGAGCCATTCAGGTCTTACACATAGGAAGTTATGACAGTGAGCCGGCCTCTTTTAAGAAAATGGACGAGCTGGCAAGCAGCTTGGGACTGGAGAGATGCGACCAAGTCCACAGAGAGATTTACTTGAGCAACAAAAATAGGACAGCTGAAGAAAAGTTGAAAACCATCTTAAGGTATTCCGTCAGATAG
- a CDS encoding bifunctional glycosyltransferase family 2/GtrA family protein: MDMDYLVIPAYEPDYNLIKLIQKIQSKSDFHIIVIDDGSSAKRQTVFDKAEQYATVLHHENNQGKGQALKTAFTYIQSLGQYGTVITADADGQHKVWDIFRVASKAAEHPNRLILGARAFTGKVPLRSRFGNSLTRTLFKLQTGVGVSDTQTGLRAFTTNMIPFMLKVEGQRYEYEMNMLLEASKEYPILEVPIETVYINDNQGSHFRPVRDGLMIYKNIFKFALTSLSSFIVDYTVYALALLFLAAAPTSLRILLANGIARVTSSIFNYSTNKKLVFKNDDSILKTGTGYFSLALGLFILDTLLIRLFYAVFGLNLLIVKIIVGLLLFTVSWMVQKRFIFKERTHTAS; this comes from the coding sequence ATGGATATGGACTATCTAGTGATTCCAGCTTACGAGCCCGATTATAATTTGATTAAACTGATTCAAAAAATTCAGAGCAAGAGCGATTTTCATATCATTGTCATCGATGACGGTAGCTCAGCCAAGCGCCAGACAGTCTTTGACAAGGCTGAACAATATGCGACTGTTCTCCATCACGAGAACAATCAAGGCAAGGGGCAAGCGCTGAAAACTGCCTTCACCTACATCCAGTCTCTGGGTCAATACGGAACCGTCATCACAGCAGATGCGGATGGCCAGCACAAGGTCTGGGATATTTTCCGCGTGGCAAGCAAGGCTGCTGAACATCCCAATCGGCTGATTCTGGGAGCACGCGCCTTTACTGGCAAGGTGCCTCTGCGCAGCCGATTCGGTAACAGTCTGACTCGGACTCTCTTCAAGCTCCAGACTGGGGTGGGGGTCTCCGATACGCAGACAGGCTTACGAGCCTTTACGACCAACATGATTCCCTTTATGCTGAAGGTAGAAGGTCAGCGCTATGAGTATGAAATGAACATGCTCTTAGAAGCCAGCAAGGAATACCCCATTTTGGAAGTGCCCATTGAGACGGTCTATATCAATGACAATCAAGGATCGCACTTCCGACCTGTTAGAGACGGACTCATGATTTATAAAAATATCTTTAAATTCGCCCTGACTTCTCTCAGCAGCTTCATCGTGGACTACACGGTCTACGCACTGGCTCTCTTATTTTTAGCTGCTGCTCCGACCAGCCTGAGAATTCTCCTAGCCAATGGGATTGCCCGCGTGACCAGCTCAATCTTTAACTATTCGACCAATAAAAAGCTGGTCTTTAAGAACGACGACAGTATACTCAAGACAGGAACTGGCTATTTCAGCCTAGCTCTGGGACTCTTCATCTTAGACACACTGCTGATTCGCCTCTTCTATGCTGTCTTCGGTCTCAATCTTCTGATTGTCAAAATCATCGTCGGACTGCTGCTCTTCACCGTCTCTTGGATGGTACAAAAGAGATTTATTTTTAAGGAAAGGACACACACTGCATCATGA